The Arthrobacter russicus genome has a segment encoding these proteins:
- a CDS encoding carbohydrate ABC transporter permease yields MLIPGGALMVLIIVLPLLLSLYMAALDLDQYTIRKWISAPFIGVQNFVEALTATPLLNSVWLSVSYSVLAMIITLPLGIAAALATQNKFRGRALIRSIFLIPYVLPAFVVATVWRTMFQPGGVVDHTLNGVGIDAGLWLNGPNSYWTLVIVQVWASWPFIYMLALTGLQSVDHEVHEAAALDGALWWRKLRYVIFPYLKGPLSLAILVGLLHHINNFTLPFVLFGIPAPENVEVLPVLTYTTSFQSVRFGLSAAMALASLVLVLIPLFAYLRVVKLDDGGDRPAARVGRARRPAKPQNPAAAAATEASR; encoded by the coding sequence ATGCTCATTCCGGGCGGTGCCCTGATGGTGTTGATCATCGTGCTGCCGCTGCTGCTGAGCCTTTACATGGCGGCCCTGGACCTGGACCAGTACACGATCCGGAAATGGATCAGCGCACCGTTCATCGGCGTCCAGAACTTCGTCGAGGCGCTCACCGCGACTCCGCTGCTGAACTCGGTCTGGCTGAGCGTCTCCTACTCGGTGCTCGCGATGATCATCACCTTGCCGCTGGGCATCGCGGCCGCCCTGGCCACGCAGAACAAATTCCGCGGCCGGGCTTTGATCCGTTCGATCTTCCTGATCCCCTATGTCTTGCCTGCCTTCGTGGTCGCCACGGTCTGGCGGACCATGTTCCAACCCGGCGGGGTGGTCGATCATACGCTGAACGGGGTCGGGATCGACGCCGGACTGTGGCTCAACGGGCCGAACAGCTATTGGACCCTGGTGATCGTCCAAGTTTGGGCTTCCTGGCCGTTCATCTACATGCTGGCGCTGACCGGCTTGCAATCGGTGGACCACGAGGTGCATGAAGCGGCGGCCTTGGACGGCGCCTTGTGGTGGCGCAAACTCCGTTATGTGATCTTCCCGTATCTGAAGGGGCCGCTTTCGTTGGCGATCCTGGTCGGCTTGCTGCACCACATCAACAACTTCACGCTGCCCTTCGTGCTCTTCGGCATTCCGGCGCCGGAAAACGTCGAAGTGCTGCCGGTGCTGACCTATACGACCAGTTTCCAGAGCGTGCGCTTCGGACTCAGTGCCGCAATGGCTTTGGCGTCCCTGGTGCTGGTGCTCATTCCGTTGTTCGCCTATCTGCGCGTGGTCAAGCTCGACGACGGCGGTGACCGGCCTGCTGCGCGGGTCGGACGCGCCCGTCGCCCGGCCAAACCGCAGAACCCGGCGGCCGCCGCGGCAACGGAGGCAAGCCGATGA
- a CDS encoding carbohydrate ABC transporter permease translates to MSARIERQHEVTRLLPRPLLVVVIVLLGAAVLLPVGYIFLASLNNDSSIARGDFWPESWTLENYAKIWVNVGLANGLSNSVLVAGATAVVSAALAVGTAYVLVRYTFVGRLTILRGLLGLQSIPGTLMLLPVFMLFSSAQTYLHITVIGTQWGLFLTYLTFALPFSTWVMVTYLRGLPRELEEAARIDGAGNLGVLFKIIVPLAWPGIVVSAIFAFLLGWNDVLFASVLTRPESQTAAVALQVFGAGAEGGAVPFYGQMMASALVCAAPVVILYLIFQRYLVGGLTAGGVK, encoded by the coding sequence ATGAGCGCAAGAATCGAACGGCAGCACGAAGTGACCCGGTTGCTGCCCAGACCGCTGCTCGTCGTGGTGATCGTGCTGCTCGGTGCAGCCGTGCTGTTGCCGGTGGGCTACATTTTCCTGGCCTCGCTCAACAATGACTCCAGCATTGCCCGCGGTGATTTCTGGCCTGAGTCCTGGACCTTGGAGAACTACGCCAAGATCTGGGTCAACGTCGGCCTGGCGAACGGTCTGAGCAACAGCGTGCTGGTGGCCGGTGCGACCGCGGTGGTGTCGGCGGCGCTCGCGGTGGGCACGGCCTACGTCCTGGTCCGGTACACGTTCGTCGGCAGGCTGACGATCCTGCGCGGATTGCTGGGCCTGCAGTCGATTCCGGGCACGTTGATGCTGTTGCCGGTTTTCATGCTGTTCTCCTCGGCGCAGACTTACCTTCATATCACCGTGATAGGAACGCAGTGGGGCTTGTTCCTGACCTATCTGACCTTCGCGTTGCCGTTTTCCACCTGGGTCATGGTGACCTATCTGCGCGGGCTGCCACGTGAGTTGGAGGAGGCGGCACGGATCGACGGGGCGGGGAACCTGGGTGTGTTGTTCAAGATCATCGTGCCGTTGGCCTGGCCGGGCATCGTGGTCTCGGCGATCTTCGCTTTTCTGCTCGGCTGGAACGATGTGCTTTTCGCCTCGGTGCTGACCCGGCCGGAAAGCCAGACTGCTGCGGTTGCGCTGCAGGTTTTCGGTGCCGGCGCTGAAGGCGGTGCGGTGCCGTTTTACGGCCAGATGATGGCTTCGGCTTTGGTCTGTGCGGCGCCGGTGGTCATTTTGTACCTGATTTTCCAACGTTATCTAGTGGGCGGTTTGACCGCCGGAGGGGTCAAATAA
- a CDS encoding sugar phosphate isomerase/epimerase family protein: MKFSVFTASTPEWSPEQAVTQLAAQGWDGVEWRVTDQTAAETPGFWAGNRCTIPLTGMEAELPRVRALAEQAGLGVSGVGGYVPCGEHDDVERMLAATAALGAPQVRVVVPALGTAEWGGKPASGIAYPELFSQAREDFAWVAGRAAHHGVKALVELHHRTLVSSASAALRLLDGLDPAHVGVIHDLGNVQIEGHEDHLAAFQMLGPYLAHVHVKNGRWVSDGLGEFGETQWRHEWAPLREGISSVLAYFRALRKHGYDGWIALEDFSTELPLAERTAQNFDFVRRAWDAAG, from the coding sequence ATGAAATTTTCAGTCTTCACCGCCTCGACGCCCGAATGGTCGCCGGAACAAGCGGTTACCCAGTTGGCCGCCCAAGGCTGGGACGGTGTCGAGTGGCGGGTGACCGATCAAACCGCCGCCGAAACACCCGGTTTTTGGGCAGGTAATCGTTGCACTATTCCGCTGACCGGAATGGAGGCGGAGCTGCCGCGGGTTCGGGCGCTCGCCGAGCAGGCCGGCCTAGGCGTCTCCGGCGTCGGTGGCTATGTCCCGTGCGGTGAGCACGACGACGTCGAACGGATGCTGGCGGCCACCGCCGCCTTGGGTGCGCCACAAGTACGCGTGGTGGTGCCAGCGCTGGGCACCGCGGAGTGGGGCGGCAAACCAGCGAGCGGCATTGCTTATCCTGAGCTGTTCTCGCAGGCCCGGGAGGATTTTGCCTGGGTTGCCGGGCGGGCTGCTCATCACGGCGTCAAAGCCTTGGTGGAGTTGCATCACCGGACCCTGGTTTCTTCCGCCTCGGCGGCCTTACGCTTGCTCGATGGCTTGGATCCGGCGCACGTTGGCGTGATCCACGATCTGGGCAATGTGCAGATCGAGGGCCACGAAGATCACTTGGCCGCGTTCCAGATGCTGGGGCCCTACTTGGCGCATGTGCATGTGAAAAACGGCCGCTGGGTTTCCGATGGATTAGGCGAGTTTGGCGAAACGCAGTGGCGGCACGAATGGGCTCCACTCCGCGAGGGGATTTCGAGCGTTTTGGCCTACTTCCGCGCGCTGCGCAAGCATGGTTACGACGGCTGGATTGCCCTGGAAGATTTCTCTACCGAGCTGCCATTGGCGGAGCGCACTGCGCAAAATTTTGACTTTGTGCGCCGGGCTTGGGATGCGGCCGGATGA
- a CDS encoding Gfo/Idh/MocA family protein yields MSPIKVAIVGCGSIGRTHAAVVLEQPELELTALVDPIPEARTALTDWLTGRAAPAEFGSIGEALAAADLFVLATPSGLHISGALEVLAAGKHVVIEKPLDVDLHRAQEIEAAAVAAAENGQLATVISQHRFDPASQAVADAVAGQKFGRITSAIASIAWWRAQSYYDSGDWRGTWAMDGGGALMNQGVHTVDLLLWYLGKPVQITAHTGLLAHQDIEVEDTAAAVISFESGALAVLHATTAAYPGLSASIQVMGSHGSARIDTDRLVYFHAAAEQSEDARMGVQGGWDQSADVIAGYADEPLVVADPTVYPLGHSRQYRDIIAALAAGTQPGVTVSDAVRALACVRAVYLSATLGQSVLFDDVLAGKYDDVEVLVAGSPVR; encoded by the coding sequence ATGAGTCCGATTAAGGTTGCCATAGTGGGCTGCGGCTCGATTGGCCGCACCCATGCCGCCGTCGTACTGGAACAACCGGAACTGGAGCTGACCGCGCTGGTTGACCCGATTCCGGAAGCTCGGACGGCACTCACCGACTGGCTCACCGGCCGGGCCGCGCCGGCCGAATTCGGCTCGATTGGGGAGGCGTTGGCCGCTGCCGATTTGTTTGTACTGGCCACGCCAAGCGGCCTGCACATCTCGGGCGCACTTGAGGTGCTCGCCGCGGGTAAGCACGTGGTGATTGAAAAACCGCTCGACGTCGATCTGCACCGTGCACAGGAGATCGAAGCCGCTGCGGTTGCCGCAGCTGAAAACGGTCAGCTGGCCACGGTGATCAGCCAACACCGCTTCGACCCGGCCAGCCAAGCAGTGGCGGACGCAGTGGCGGGACAGAAATTTGGTCGAATCACCTCGGCAATCGCCTCGATTGCTTGGTGGCGCGCGCAGTCCTATTACGATTCCGGCGATTGGCGCGGCACCTGGGCGATGGATGGCGGCGGCGCCTTGATGAACCAGGGCGTACACACCGTGGACCTGCTGCTTTGGTATCTGGGCAAGCCGGTCCAGATCACCGCGCACACCGGTTTGCTGGCGCATCAGGATATTGAAGTGGAAGACACCGCCGCAGCAGTGATCAGCTTTGAATCCGGTGCGCTCGCGGTACTGCACGCGACGACCGCAGCCTACCCGGGCCTCAGCGCCTCGATTCAGGTGATGGGCTCGCACGGCTCGGCCCGGATTGACACCGATCGCTTGGTCTATTTTCACGCCGCCGCGGAACAGTCCGAAGACGCCCGAATGGGTGTGCAAGGAGGCTGGGATCAGTCTGCGGACGTGATTGCCGGCTACGCCGATGAACCACTCGTCGTGGCTGACCCAACCGTTTACCCGCTGGGCCATTCCCGACAGTACCGGGACATCATTGCCGCGCTGGCCGCTGGCACGCAGCCCGGCGTGACCGTGAGCGATGCGGTCCGGGCACTGGCCTGCGTCCGCGCGGTGTATCTTTCCGCAACTCTGGGTCAGAGCGTGCTCTTCGATGATGTTTTAGCTGGAAAATACGACGATGTTGAGGTCCTAGTGGCAGGAAGCCCAGTCCGATGA
- the uxaC gene encoding glucuronate isomerase, with the protein MSASIPQLDPDRLFPADPGVRALARSLHGLVADLPILSPHGHVPASLLLDNEPFGDPASLLISPDHYVTRLIHASGVSLAELGVGSASADPRDIWQHFCAAWPLFDGTASGYWLRSELIEVFGIDDSLIDEAHADQLYEQLVSVLATPEFRPRALFDSFGIEVLATTDDPLDSLADHAALAADSSFRGRVLPTFRPDAYLNAHAPGFAERVDRLIVEAGDGAHGYRGYLAALANRRRYFIEHGAISADHGVRTPLTLKLSDDEAERLFDSALRGGLSAAERDAFEGQMMYQMARMSVEDGLVMTLHPGSYRNHHEPSFARFGADTGHDIPFAVGYTEGLRPLLNDFGTAAGFHLVLFTLDETVFSRELAPLAGFYPSVFLGAPWWFLDAPDAMLRFRSAVTETAGFSRSAGFVDDTRAFCSIPARHDASRRVEASFLARLVAEHRISEARAAEVMVDLVDAAPRRVFKL; encoded by the coding sequence ATGAGCGCTTCGATCCCGCAGTTGGATCCCGACCGGCTGTTCCCAGCAGATCCGGGCGTGCGTGCCTTGGCGCGATCGCTGCATGGCCTGGTCGCGGATCTGCCGATCCTGTCCCCGCACGGCCATGTGCCGGCGTCGTTATTGCTGGACAATGAGCCGTTTGGTGATCCTGCCAGCCTGCTGATCAGTCCGGATCACTATGTCACCCGATTGATTCATGCTTCTGGTGTCTCCTTGGCCGAGCTGGGCGTTGGCTCTGCCTCGGCTGATCCGCGCGATATTTGGCAGCATTTTTGTGCCGCTTGGCCGCTGTTCGACGGCACCGCTTCAGGCTATTGGCTGCGCTCGGAGCTCATTGAGGTCTTCGGCATTGATGATTCGCTGATCGATGAAGCGCATGCGGATCAGCTCTACGAGCAACTGGTTTCGGTGCTGGCCACACCTGAATTCCGGCCGCGGGCGCTCTTCGATTCCTTCGGCATTGAAGTGCTCGCGACCACCGATGATCCGCTCGATTCATTAGCGGATCACGCTGCGCTGGCGGCAGATTCTTCGTTCCGTGGCCGGGTACTGCCCACCTTCCGGCCAGATGCCTATCTGAACGCGCATGCGCCCGGCTTTGCTGAGCGGGTGGATCGGCTGATTGTCGAAGCGGGCGATGGTGCGCACGGGTACCGGGGGTATCTTGCCGCGCTGGCCAATCGGCGTCGTTATTTCATTGAACACGGGGCGATTTCGGCGGACCATGGCGTGCGCACGCCGTTGACTTTGAAACTCTCCGACGATGAAGCAGAGCGGCTTTTCGATTCTGCGCTGCGGGGCGGATTGTCGGCTGCTGAGCGGGACGCGTTTGAAGGCCAGATGATGTACCAGATGGCGCGGATGTCGGTGGAGGACGGTTTGGTGATGACACTGCACCCGGGCTCGTACCGCAATCATCACGAGCCTTCCTTCGCGCGCTTTGGCGCGGACACCGGGCACGATATCCCGTTTGCGGTGGGATACACCGAGGGCTTGCGCCCGCTGCTCAACGACTTTGGCACCGCTGCTGGGTTCCATTTGGTGCTATTTACCTTGGACGAGACGGTGTTTTCGCGTGAGCTGGCACCGTTGGCTGGCTTCTACCCCTCGGTGTTTCTTGGCGCGCCGTGGTGGTTCCTGGACGCACCAGATGCCATGTTGCGGTTCCGTTCTGCGGTGACTGAAACTGCTGGCTTCTCACGCAGCGCTGGTTTCGTCGATGACACTCGGGCGTTCTGCTCCATTCCGGCCCGGCACGATGCTTCGCGCCGGGTGGAGGCGTCGTTTTTGGCGAGATTGGTCGCGGAACATCGGATCTCCGAAGCCCGGGCGGCCGAGGTCATGGTGGATTTGGTGGATGCGGCGCCTCGACGGGTATTTAAGCTATGA
- a CDS encoding sugar phosphate isomerase/epimerase family protein, whose protein sequence is MQSEPWLLSGFGDEIDPDPHLQCAVLQALGARHVEVRSAWGVNIVELSEAQLVELKAVLDARGMAVSAIASPIGKVSVELPVAHELARLDRAIVAAEVLGAQYIRIFSFYYDGAPEAVRDAVLERMRALAARAEQAGVVLLHENEKEIFGDTPDRVLDLIQSVDSPALRVAWDAANFVQVGVRPFREAYEMLRPYLDYVQVKDALLADGTVVPAGEGDGELPETVRALRDSGYQGFVSLEPHLADAFALGGFSGPAAFGVAGRAFAKVLADEGVVSA, encoded by the coding sequence ATGCAGAGCGAGCCGTGGTTGTTGTCCGGATTCGGTGACGAAATAGACCCGGATCCGCACCTGCAATGCGCGGTGCTGCAGGCGCTCGGCGCCCGGCACGTCGAGGTGCGCAGCGCCTGGGGCGTGAACATCGTGGAGCTTTCCGAGGCCCAACTGGTTGAGTTGAAGGCGGTGTTGGACGCGCGCGGCATGGCGGTCTCTGCGATCGCTTCACCGATTGGCAAGGTATCCGTGGAATTGCCGGTAGCGCACGAATTGGCGCGCTTGGATCGGGCGATTGTTGCCGCTGAGGTACTGGGTGCTCAGTACATCCGAATCTTCTCGTTTTACTACGACGGCGCTCCGGAAGCTGTCCGTGATGCGGTACTGGAACGGATGCGGGCGCTCGCCGCTCGGGCTGAGCAGGCCGGCGTCGTGCTGTTGCACGAGAACGAAAAGGAAATCTTCGGTGACACGCCAGATCGGGTCCTCGATCTGATTCAGAGCGTGGATTCACCGGCATTGCGGGTGGCGTGGGATGCGGCGAATTTCGTCCAGGTTGGCGTGCGACCGTTCCGTGAGGCTTATGAAATGCTGCGGCCGTATCTGGACTACGTTCAGGTCAAGGATGCGCTGCTCGCCGACGGCACGGTTGTGCCAGCGGGTGAGGGCGACGGCGAGCTGCCGGAGACCGTGCGGGCGTTACGCGATTCCGGCTACCAAGGTTTCGTCTCGTTGGAGCCGCATTTGGCCGATGCCTTTGCGCTGGGCGGCTTCTCCGGCCCGGCAGCATTCGGCGTTGCCGGACGGGCGTTTGCCAAAGTGTTAGCAGATGAAGGAGTAGTCAGCGCATGA